From the genome of Hyperolius riggenbachi isolate aHypRig1 chromosome 9, aHypRig1.pri, whole genome shotgun sequence, one region includes:
- the LOC137533257 gene encoding E3 ubiquitin-protein ligase TRIM39-like isoform X1 → MNVDRDLHFSCFWPSMTNNSALIGLWTVRRRKRESSQRETSKPLYSLDITMASADLSEELECPICLNIYTDPVSLRCGHNFCRVCIDRVLDTQERSADYSCPECREKYKDRPGLHRNIALRNIAERFLSTQPEQQSEVHCTYCVDSPVPAVMSCLMCEASMCDKHLRVHSKAPEHVLCAPATSPETRKCSIHKEILKYYCTEDAACVCVSCYVIGGHVGHKMMSLDEASEKKKQKLKSDLQTMMAETEEAEKRVQCLEERRRKAQEKADGETERVTALFKDLRRRQEELEKRVLSDIMRRVQCYNDVIRHLEIKKVELSRKMSHIEELCNTTDPLTVLQNSETDDLCDTKDRHDKQLHDAGDLDVAGISHMLHTGLSDILSGVTGGTYIQPADILLDVKTANYYLHISDDRKTASVSKGQNPPKTPERFEDYPQVLSSQEFSSGQHYWEVDVGRSSNWIVGMCYPSIDRRGDQSLIGDNNKSWCLRRVDNQCSLTHNGEDIDLPDKIPSDRIRIYLDYEAGQISFYALCDPISHLHTFTATFTEPLHAGLGVWEGCIKISGG, encoded by the coding sequence CGATGGCGTCTGCTGATCTGAGCGAGGAGCTGGAGTGTCCCATCTGTCTGAAcatttatacagatcctgtaaGCCTGAGATGTGGTCACAACTTCTGCAGGGTCTGTATCGATCGTGTGCTGGATACACAGGAGCGGTCTGCAGATTATTCCTGTCCTGAATGTAGAGAGAAGTACAAGGATCGGCCTGGACTACACAGAAACATTGCTCTGAGGAACATAGCAGAGCGTTTCCTGTCTACTCAGCCAGAGCAGCAGTCCGAAGTCCACTGTACTTACTGTGTTGACTCTCCTGTACCTGCTGTTATGTCCTGTCTGATGTGTGAAGCTTCTATGTGTGATAAAcacctgagagtccacagcaaAGCGCCAGAACATGTCTTATGTGCCCCCGCCACCTCCCCGGAGACCAGGAAGTGCTCAATTCATAAGGAAATACTgaagtattactgcactgaggatgctgcgtgtgtctgtgtgtcctgctATGTGATTGGGGGACATGTTGGCCATAAAATGATGTCACTGGATGAGGCCTctgagaagaagaagcagaagctgaaatctgatctgcagacaatgatggcagagacagaggaggctgagaaaagagtccagtgtctggaggaacgcaggagaaaagcacaagaaaaagcagATGGTGAGACAGAGAGAGTCACTGCCCTGTTCAAAGACCTCAGGAGACGGCAGGAGGAACTGGAGAAGAGAGTCCTGAGTGATATCATGAGGCGGGTACAATGCTATAATGATGTCATCAGACACCTGGAGATAAAGAAGGTagagctgtccaggaagatgagtcacattgaggagctgtgtaacacGACTGATCCATTGACTGTCTTACAGAACTCAGAGACAGATGACTTGTGTGACACGAAGGACAGACATGATAAGCAGCTCCATGATGcaggggatctggatgtggccggcatctcGCACATGTTACACACAGGACTATCTGATATCCTATCTGGGgtaactggggggacctatatacagcctgcagacatattactggatgtaaaAACAGCTAATTATTATCTACATATATCAGATGACAGGAAAACTGCATCTGTGTCAAAAGGGCAAAATCCCCCCAAAACACCAGAGAGATTTGAGGATTATCCTCAGGTGTTGAGCAGCCAGGAATTCTCCTCAGGGcaacattactgggaagtggatgttggaAGATCATCTAACTGGATAGtcgggatgtgttaccccagtatagacaggaggGGAGATCAGTCACTAATTGGCGATAATAACAAGTCCTGGTGTTTGCGCAGGGTTGATAATCAGTGCTCATTGACACATAACGGGGAAGATATCGATTTACCTGACAAGATCCCCAGTGACAGAATCaggatatatctggattatgaggctgggcagatctccttttatgccctgtgtgacccAATCAGTCACCTCCACACCTTTactgccaccttcactgagcccctccatgcaGGGTTAGGTGTATGGGAAGGCTGTATAAAGATATCTGGGGGGTAG
- the LOC137533257 gene encoding E3 ubiquitin-protein ligase TRIM39-like isoform X2: MTNNSALIGLWTVRRRKRESSQRETSKPLYSLDITMASADLSEELECPICLNIYTDPVSLRCGHNFCRVCIDRVLDTQERSADYSCPECREKYKDRPGLHRNIALRNIAERFLSTQPEQQSEVHCTYCVDSPVPAVMSCLMCEASMCDKHLRVHSKAPEHVLCAPATSPETRKCSIHKEILKYYCTEDAACVCVSCYVIGGHVGHKMMSLDEASEKKKQKLKSDLQTMMAETEEAEKRVQCLEERRRKAQEKADGETERVTALFKDLRRRQEELEKRVLSDIMRRVQCYNDVIRHLEIKKVELSRKMSHIEELCNTTDPLTVLQNSETDDLCDTKDRHDKQLHDAGDLDVAGISHMLHTGLSDILSGVTGGTYIQPADILLDVKTANYYLHISDDRKTASVSKGQNPPKTPERFEDYPQVLSSQEFSSGQHYWEVDVGRSSNWIVGMCYPSIDRRGDQSLIGDNNKSWCLRRVDNQCSLTHNGEDIDLPDKIPSDRIRIYLDYEAGQISFYALCDPISHLHTFTATFTEPLHAGLGVWEGCIKISGG, from the coding sequence CGATGGCGTCTGCTGATCTGAGCGAGGAGCTGGAGTGTCCCATCTGTCTGAAcatttatacagatcctgtaaGCCTGAGATGTGGTCACAACTTCTGCAGGGTCTGTATCGATCGTGTGCTGGATACACAGGAGCGGTCTGCAGATTATTCCTGTCCTGAATGTAGAGAGAAGTACAAGGATCGGCCTGGACTACACAGAAACATTGCTCTGAGGAACATAGCAGAGCGTTTCCTGTCTACTCAGCCAGAGCAGCAGTCCGAAGTCCACTGTACTTACTGTGTTGACTCTCCTGTACCTGCTGTTATGTCCTGTCTGATGTGTGAAGCTTCTATGTGTGATAAAcacctgagagtccacagcaaAGCGCCAGAACATGTCTTATGTGCCCCCGCCACCTCCCCGGAGACCAGGAAGTGCTCAATTCATAAGGAAATACTgaagtattactgcactgaggatgctgcgtgtgtctgtgtgtcctgctATGTGATTGGGGGACATGTTGGCCATAAAATGATGTCACTGGATGAGGCCTctgagaagaagaagcagaagctgaaatctgatctgcagacaatgatggcagagacagaggaggctgagaaaagagtccagtgtctggaggaacgcaggagaaaagcacaagaaaaagcagATGGTGAGACAGAGAGAGTCACTGCCCTGTTCAAAGACCTCAGGAGACGGCAGGAGGAACTGGAGAAGAGAGTCCTGAGTGATATCATGAGGCGGGTACAATGCTATAATGATGTCATCAGACACCTGGAGATAAAGAAGGTagagctgtccaggaagatgagtcacattgaggagctgtgtaacacGACTGATCCATTGACTGTCTTACAGAACTCAGAGACAGATGACTTGTGTGACACGAAGGACAGACATGATAAGCAGCTCCATGATGcaggggatctggatgtggccggcatctcGCACATGTTACACACAGGACTATCTGATATCCTATCTGGGgtaactggggggacctatatacagcctgcagacatattactggatgtaaaAACAGCTAATTATTATCTACATATATCAGATGACAGGAAAACTGCATCTGTGTCAAAAGGGCAAAATCCCCCCAAAACACCAGAGAGATTTGAGGATTATCCTCAGGTGTTGAGCAGCCAGGAATTCTCCTCAGGGcaacattactgggaagtggatgttggaAGATCATCTAACTGGATAGtcgggatgtgttaccccagtatagacaggaggGGAGATCAGTCACTAATTGGCGATAATAACAAGTCCTGGTGTTTGCGCAGGGTTGATAATCAGTGCTCATTGACACATAACGGGGAAGATATCGATTTACCTGACAAGATCCCCAGTGACAGAATCaggatatatctggattatgaggctgggcagatctccttttatgccctgtgtgacccAATCAGTCACCTCCACACCTTTactgccaccttcactgagcccctccatgcaGGGTTAGGTGTATGGGAAGGCTGTATAAAGATATCTGGGGGGTAG
- the LOC137533257 gene encoding E3 ubiquitin-protein ligase TRIM39-like isoform X3, whose product MSVSSLFKTAMASADLSEELECPICLNIYTDPVSLRCGHNFCRVCIDRVLDTQERSADYSCPECREKYKDRPGLHRNIALRNIAERFLSTQPEQQSEVHCTYCVDSPVPAVMSCLMCEASMCDKHLRVHSKAPEHVLCAPATSPETRKCSIHKEILKYYCTEDAACVCVSCYVIGGHVGHKMMSLDEASEKKKQKLKSDLQTMMAETEEAEKRVQCLEERRRKAQEKADGETERVTALFKDLRRRQEELEKRVLSDIMRRVQCYNDVIRHLEIKKVELSRKMSHIEELCNTTDPLTVLQNSETDDLCDTKDRHDKQLHDAGDLDVAGISHMLHTGLSDILSGVTGGTYIQPADILLDVKTANYYLHISDDRKTASVSKGQNPPKTPERFEDYPQVLSSQEFSSGQHYWEVDVGRSSNWIVGMCYPSIDRRGDQSLIGDNNKSWCLRRVDNQCSLTHNGEDIDLPDKIPSDRIRIYLDYEAGQISFYALCDPISHLHTFTATFTEPLHAGLGVWEGCIKISGG is encoded by the exons AtgtctgtctcttctctgtttAAAACAG CGATGGCGTCTGCTGATCTGAGCGAGGAGCTGGAGTGTCCCATCTGTCTGAAcatttatacagatcctgtaaGCCTGAGATGTGGTCACAACTTCTGCAGGGTCTGTATCGATCGTGTGCTGGATACACAGGAGCGGTCTGCAGATTATTCCTGTCCTGAATGTAGAGAGAAGTACAAGGATCGGCCTGGACTACACAGAAACATTGCTCTGAGGAACATAGCAGAGCGTTTCCTGTCTACTCAGCCAGAGCAGCAGTCCGAAGTCCACTGTACTTACTGTGTTGACTCTCCTGTACCTGCTGTTATGTCCTGTCTGATGTGTGAAGCTTCTATGTGTGATAAAcacctgagagtccacagcaaAGCGCCAGAACATGTCTTATGTGCCCCCGCCACCTCCCCGGAGACCAGGAAGTGCTCAATTCATAAGGAAATACTgaagtattactgcactgaggatgctgcgtgtgtctgtgtgtcctgctATGTGATTGGGGGACATGTTGGCCATAAAATGATGTCACTGGATGAGGCCTctgagaagaagaagcagaagctgaaatctgatctgcagacaatgatggcagagacagaggaggctgagaaaagagtccagtgtctggaggaacgcaggagaaaagcacaagaaaaagcagATGGTGAGACAGAGAGAGTCACTGCCCTGTTCAAAGACCTCAGGAGACGGCAGGAGGAACTGGAGAAGAGAGTCCTGAGTGATATCATGAGGCGGGTACAATGCTATAATGATGTCATCAGACACCTGGAGATAAAGAAGGTagagctgtccaggaagatgagtcacattgaggagctgtgtaacacGACTGATCCATTGACTGTCTTACAGAACTCAGAGACAGATGACTTGTGTGACACGAAGGACAGACATGATAAGCAGCTCCATGATGcaggggatctggatgtggccggcatctcGCACATGTTACACACAGGACTATCTGATATCCTATCTGGGgtaactggggggacctatatacagcctgcagacatattactggatgtaaaAACAGCTAATTATTATCTACATATATCAGATGACAGGAAAACTGCATCTGTGTCAAAAGGGCAAAATCCCCCCAAAACACCAGAGAGATTTGAGGATTATCCTCAGGTGTTGAGCAGCCAGGAATTCTCCTCAGGGcaacattactgggaagtggatgttggaAGATCATCTAACTGGATAGtcgggatgtgttaccccagtatagacaggaggGGAGATCAGTCACTAATTGGCGATAATAACAAGTCCTGGTGTTTGCGCAGGGTTGATAATCAGTGCTCATTGACACATAACGGGGAAGATATCGATTTACCTGACAAGATCCCCAGTGACAGAATCaggatatatctggattatgaggctgggcagatctccttttatgccctgtgtgacccAATCAGTCACCTCCACACCTTTactgccaccttcactgagcccctccatgcaGGGTTAGGTGTATGGGAAGGCTGTATAAAGATATCTGGGGGGTAG
- the LOC137533257 gene encoding E3 ubiquitin-protein ligase TRIM39-like isoform X4 yields MASADLSEELECPICLNIYTDPVSLRCGHNFCRVCIDRVLDTQERSADYSCPECREKYKDRPGLHRNIALRNIAERFLSTQPEQQSEVHCTYCVDSPVPAVMSCLMCEASMCDKHLRVHSKAPEHVLCAPATSPETRKCSIHKEILKYYCTEDAACVCVSCYVIGGHVGHKMMSLDEASEKKKQKLKSDLQTMMAETEEAEKRVQCLEERRRKAQEKADGETERVTALFKDLRRRQEELEKRVLSDIMRRVQCYNDVIRHLEIKKVELSRKMSHIEELCNTTDPLTVLQNSETDDLCDTKDRHDKQLHDAGDLDVAGISHMLHTGLSDILSGVTGGTYIQPADILLDVKTANYYLHISDDRKTASVSKGQNPPKTPERFEDYPQVLSSQEFSSGQHYWEVDVGRSSNWIVGMCYPSIDRRGDQSLIGDNNKSWCLRRVDNQCSLTHNGEDIDLPDKIPSDRIRIYLDYEAGQISFYALCDPISHLHTFTATFTEPLHAGLGVWEGCIKISGG; encoded by the coding sequence ATGGCGTCTGCTGATCTGAGCGAGGAGCTGGAGTGTCCCATCTGTCTGAAcatttatacagatcctgtaaGCCTGAGATGTGGTCACAACTTCTGCAGGGTCTGTATCGATCGTGTGCTGGATACACAGGAGCGGTCTGCAGATTATTCCTGTCCTGAATGTAGAGAGAAGTACAAGGATCGGCCTGGACTACACAGAAACATTGCTCTGAGGAACATAGCAGAGCGTTTCCTGTCTACTCAGCCAGAGCAGCAGTCCGAAGTCCACTGTACTTACTGTGTTGACTCTCCTGTACCTGCTGTTATGTCCTGTCTGATGTGTGAAGCTTCTATGTGTGATAAAcacctgagagtccacagcaaAGCGCCAGAACATGTCTTATGTGCCCCCGCCACCTCCCCGGAGACCAGGAAGTGCTCAATTCATAAGGAAATACTgaagtattactgcactgaggatgctgcgtgtgtctgtgtgtcctgctATGTGATTGGGGGACATGTTGGCCATAAAATGATGTCACTGGATGAGGCCTctgagaagaagaagcagaagctgaaatctgatctgcagacaatgatggcagagacagaggaggctgagaaaagagtccagtgtctggaggaacgcaggagaaaagcacaagaaaaagcagATGGTGAGACAGAGAGAGTCACTGCCCTGTTCAAAGACCTCAGGAGACGGCAGGAGGAACTGGAGAAGAGAGTCCTGAGTGATATCATGAGGCGGGTACAATGCTATAATGATGTCATCAGACACCTGGAGATAAAGAAGGTagagctgtccaggaagatgagtcacattgaggagctgtgtaacacGACTGATCCATTGACTGTCTTACAGAACTCAGAGACAGATGACTTGTGTGACACGAAGGACAGACATGATAAGCAGCTCCATGATGcaggggatctggatgtggccggcatctcGCACATGTTACACACAGGACTATCTGATATCCTATCTGGGgtaactggggggacctatatacagcctgcagacatattactggatgtaaaAACAGCTAATTATTATCTACATATATCAGATGACAGGAAAACTGCATCTGTGTCAAAAGGGCAAAATCCCCCCAAAACACCAGAGAGATTTGAGGATTATCCTCAGGTGTTGAGCAGCCAGGAATTCTCCTCAGGGcaacattactgggaagtggatgttggaAGATCATCTAACTGGATAGtcgggatgtgttaccccagtatagacaggaggGGAGATCAGTCACTAATTGGCGATAATAACAAGTCCTGGTGTTTGCGCAGGGTTGATAATCAGTGCTCATTGACACATAACGGGGAAGATATCGATTTACCTGACAAGATCCCCAGTGACAGAATCaggatatatctggattatgaggctgggcagatctccttttatgccctgtgtgacccAATCAGTCACCTCCACACCTTTactgccaccttcactgagcccctccatgcaGGGTTAGGTGTATGGGAAGGCTGTATAAAGATATCTGGGGGGTAG